From a single Bacteroidales bacterium genomic region:
- a CDS encoding four helix bundle protein, producing MDRLPAKSFTDLIVWQKAHKLVLLVYNYSEKFSSKEMFGLTSQLRRAVVSVAANIAEGFKKRGKPDKIRFMNIAQGSLEECRYYFILANDLNYGKNDSLLEKAEEVSKLIEAYRNSILNSSS from the coding sequence ATGGATAGATTACCTGCAAAAAGTTTTACAGATTTAATTGTTTGGCAGAAAGCACACAAATTGGTTTTATTGGTTTATAATTACAGTGAAAAATTTTCAAGTAAAGAAATGTTTGGACTGACATCGCAATTAAGAAGAGCCGTTGTATCTGTCGCCGCTAATATTGCTGAAGGATTTAAGAAAAGAGGCAAGCCAGACAAAATTAGATTTATGAATATTGCACAGGGCTCATTGGAAGAATGCCGGTATTATTTTATATTAGCGAATGATTTAAATTATGGGAAAAATGATTCGTTACTTGAAAAGGCAGAAGAAGTTAGTAAACTGATAGAAGCATATCGTAACTCCATTCTAAATTCTTCATCCTGA
- a CDS encoding class I SAM-dependent methyltransferase encodes MSNFFKALKAVGLILRKPYLLNLICDDETVKQNYIEKKYHMSAGLPTIDISNFINSHEEVTPYSFLEGSSLPTDLALLRAICRKNNVVNYLEIGTWRGESAANVSPLVKNCFTINLPDEEMLHLGMDDSYIEMHRFFSKGLPNVTHIQANSMTFDFSSLNKKFDLIFIDGDHHTEVIASDTKNAFKLLKDNNSVIVWHDYGLTTETPRFNVLAGILDGCPAEYRDNLYHVSNTLCAIFTKESLVSKYRKSNTNPSKYFNVLLNVKDLH; translated from the coding sequence ATGAGTAATTTCTTTAAAGCGTTAAAGGCCGTAGGCTTGATTTTACGCAAACCATATTTGCTGAACCTTATCTGCGATGACGAAACTGTGAAACAGAATTATATTGAAAAGAAATATCATATGTCAGCAGGTTTGCCTACAATAGATATTTCTAATTTTATTAATAGCCATGAAGAAGTAACACCCTATAGTTTTCTTGAAGGCTCTTCGCTACCAACCGACCTGGCATTGCTCCGGGCAATTTGCCGTAAAAATAATGTGGTGAATTACCTTGAAATAGGGACCTGGCGCGGGGAAAGCGCAGCCAATGTATCCCCCCTGGTTAAAAACTGCTTCACTATTAATCTTCCTGATGAAGAAATGCTGCACCTTGGAATGGATGATTCCTATATCGAAATGCATCGTTTTTTTTCAAAAGGCCTGCCTAATGTTACTCATATTCAGGCAAATTCTATGACTTTTGATTTTTCTTCACTTAATAAAAAATTCGACTTGATTTTTATTGATGGCGACCATCATACAGAAGTTATTGCCAGTGACACTAAAAACGCATTTAAACTTCTTAAAGATAATAATTCTGTAATTGTGTGGCACGATTACGGATTAACGACTGAAACACCCCGTTTTAATGTGCTGGCCGGAATACTTGATGGATGTCCTGCGGAATATCGTGACAATTTGTATCATGTTTCAAATACTTTATGCGCTATCTTTACAAAAGAAAGCCTCGTCTCCAAATACCGGAAATCCAATACAAATCCATCAAAATATTTTAATGTTTTATTAAATGTAAAAGATTTGCATTAA
- a CDS encoding polysaccharide biosynthesis C-terminal domain-containing protein, which translates to MFLKIFKTFGVRLSSAIINLLIAIVISQYLGAGGKGEQGIIITTIALVLLFSNIVGGASLVYLSPKLPLKKLLFPSYIWSIIISALAVGVFLTFPLLESKYIFHVVTLAALNSFTSVNSSVLLGKENIKAANTISFLQVLLTLLALLFFFIIENYIDIHAYIYSLYIAYALTFAVSMIFLFPYFTKASVNNMPSATAIKMLFRYGFMNQLAHITQLLSFRVSYYFLESFSGYKAVGVYSNGLSLIESVWMISGSVALVQYSKIANSEDKKFNQNLSAELLRISLLVTFIVLLPIVLLPSSFYTFLFGKDFSDINRIMWLVAPGILVFVNALILGHYFSGSGKYYVNTIGSGIGLIITIALSYILIPRFGYFGAAATASLSYFATTVFVSWYFCRESKIKLISLLPLPKYFSGYYIMIKQYFYKNKNTLK; encoded by the coding sequence GTGTTCCTAAAAATATTTAAAACCTTCGGTGTCAGACTCTCTTCGGCAATAATTAATTTGCTGATAGCAATAGTTATTTCACAATACCTGGGTGCCGGTGGCAAAGGAGAACAGGGCATTATCATAACCACTATCGCGCTGGTATTATTGTTTTCAAACATAGTAGGCGGCGCTTCACTGGTTTATTTATCACCAAAACTTCCTTTAAAAAAACTCCTTTTCCCATCATACATCTGGAGTATTATTATCAGCGCTTTGGCCGTAGGAGTATTTTTGACATTCCCGCTTCTTGAATCAAAATATATTTTTCATGTAGTTACGCTTGCCGCACTCAACTCATTCACTTCGGTAAACAGCTCGGTGCTGCTCGGGAAAGAAAACATCAAAGCGGCCAATACCATTAGTTTCCTACAGGTATTATTAACTCTTCTTGCGTTGTTGTTTTTCTTTATTATTGAAAATTATATTGATATCCATGCATACATCTATTCTTTGTATATTGCCTATGCGCTGACATTCGCAGTAAGCATGATTTTTTTATTCCCCTATTTTACCAAAGCAAGTGTAAACAACATGCCGTCAGCGACAGCCATTAAAATGCTTTTCCGTTATGGATTTATGAACCAGCTGGCTCACATCACCCAACTCCTGAGTTTCAGGGTAAGCTATTATTTCCTTGAGTCATTTTCAGGATATAAAGCTGTCGGGGTATATTCCAATGGACTCTCGCTGATTGAGTCGGTGTGGATGATAAGCGGCAGCGTGGCTTTGGTTCAATACTCAAAAATTGCCAACAGCGAGGACAAAAAATTCAATCAAAACCTGAGTGCCGAATTACTGCGTATCAGCTTACTGGTAACATTTATTGTTTTGCTTCCCATCGTTTTACTTCCATCTTCTTTTTACACTTTTCTTTTTGGCAAAGATTTTTCAGACATAAACCGTATCATGTGGTTGGTGGCACCGGGTATCTTAGTTTTTGTCAACGCACTGATACTTGGCCATTATTTTTCAGGCAGCGGTAAATATTATGTCAACACCATTGGCTCAGGCATAGGTTTAATTATTACCATTGCACTTTCCTATATTCTTATTCCCAGGTTTGGATATTTTGGTGCTGCTGCAACTGCAAGCCTTTCTTATTTTGCTACTACGGTTTTTGTGAGCTGGTATTTTTGCCGTGAATCAAAAATAAAACTCATCTCCCTTTTACCTCTACCTAAATATTTTTCCGGCTACTATATCATGATAAAACAATATTTTTACAAGAATAAAAATACTTTGAAATGA
- a CDS encoding glycosyltransferase has product METQRLKVLFVSSWYPNRVKPTLGNFVQKHAEAVSEFADVCVLHVCFDKHVLSAKPEIIEEKNGNINTITIYLKKCLFPPARFFKYLNAYKTGYRLVQKKFRTPNIIHANVLLPLGIIFLFLKNYKRIPYVFTEHWAGYLPEYPMKTSLLKKHLLKRIIRNAAAVLPVTKDLENSMKELGFKGNYHVVPNVVDTSLFVPAQKNNSSVKHIIHVSSFDEKQKNFCGILDALNQLSTRRSDFVIDIISDGDYRQYQSKIEELQLSDKLVFHGQKNTSEVAAIMQNCDFLLLFSNYENFPCVIAEAMACGLPVLTTHVGGIAEHVNESNGILVEAQDINALIAQLEIMLGKCSSYDKNEIRNYAEKHFSYEVVGKKIINIYRSCLSIKTDFFL; this is encoded by the coding sequence ATGGAAACGCAGCGATTAAAAGTTTTGTTCGTTTCAAGTTGGTATCCCAACCGTGTTAAACCAACTCTGGGCAATTTTGTCCAGAAACATGCCGAAGCAGTTTCTGAATTTGCCGATGTGTGCGTATTGCATGTATGTTTCGACAAACATGTTTTGTCCGCCAAACCCGAAATAATTGAAGAAAAAAACGGGAATATCAACACGATAACTATTTACCTTAAAAAGTGCCTCTTCCCGCCTGCCAGATTTTTCAAATATCTTAATGCATACAAAACAGGGTATCGTCTGGTGCAGAAAAAATTCAGAACCCCTAACATCATCCATGCCAATGTACTTCTTCCTCTGGGTATTATTTTTTTATTTTTGAAAAATTACAAAAGAATTCCTTACGTATTCACGGAACACTGGGCTGGCTATTTGCCCGAGTATCCCATGAAAACAAGCCTGCTTAAGAAACACTTATTAAAACGTATCATAAGAAATGCAGCAGCGGTATTGCCTGTTACCAAAGACCTTGAAAACTCAATGAAAGAACTCGGGTTTAAAGGTAATTATCATGTTGTGCCAAATGTAGTGGATACGTCGCTTTTTGTTCCGGCTCAAAAAAATAATAGCAGTGTAAAGCACATCATTCATGTTTCATCGTTTGATGAGAAACAGAAAAATTTCTGCGGCATCTTAGATGCGCTTAATCAGCTTTCCACCAGACGGAGTGATTTTGTCATTGATATCATCAGCGATGGTGATTACAGACAATACCAAAGCAAAATTGAAGAGCTGCAACTGTCTGATAAGCTGGTTTTTCACGGGCAAAAAAACACATCCGAAGTAGCTGCCATCATGCAAAATTGTGATTTTCTGCTTTTGTTCAGTAATTATGAAAATTTTCCCTGTGTCATTGCCGAAGCTATGGCATGCGGCTTGCCGGTATTGACAACTCATGTCGGCGGCATCGCTGAGCATGTTAATGAATCAAACGGCATTCTTGTTGAAGCACAGGATATAAACGCTCTTATTGCTCAGCTTGAAATTATGCTTGGCAAATGCAGCAGTTATGATAAAAATGAAATAAGGAATTATGCTGAAAAACATTTCTCATATGAAGTTGTAGGAAAAAAGATTATAAATATTTATAGGAGCTGTTTGAGTATAAAAACTGATTTTTTTTTATAA